A portion of the Marinobacter alexandrii genome contains these proteins:
- a CDS encoding GNAT family N-acetyltransferase, with protein sequence MNIRLLTEGDFEKLFYTFKMAFTENEVRFQPTFKEFSYRIHKKLLFDRAISSASFDGNEMTGFILHSSNIYQGIPTAYNGGTGVLPGFRNQKTAEQMYEFLIPKIQAKFLARILLEVIETNQKAIALYEKLGFVFKRRFRCYKMTRSITSFSEIDVVQGSISDVNFDFNDFEPSFIDSSNHIQKGDEKIYVAKKENSVVGYVIFQPHLGRISQLAVDRIHRHKGVGDALLATAKASSEKPLTIMNIPDDEIAFDSFLKKYGFQNQVNQYEMELII encoded by the coding sequence ATGAATATACGATTGTTGACAGAAGGAGATTTTGAAAAACTGTTTTATACGTTTAAAATGGCATTTACCGAAAATGAAGTAAGATTTCAACCTACTTTCAAAGAATTTTCTTATCGAATCCATAAAAAATTATTATTTGACAGGGCCATATCATCAGCTTCTTTTGATGGGAATGAGATGACTGGATTTATCCTTCATAGCTCTAATATTTATCAAGGTATTCCTACAGCTTATAATGGAGGGACTGGTGTGTTACCTGGTTTTAGAAATCAAAAAACAGCTGAGCAGATGTACGAATTTTTGATTCCAAAAATCCAAGCCAAGTTCTTAGCTAGAATATTGTTGGAAGTGATCGAAACAAATCAAAAAGCAATTGCTCTTTACGAAAAATTAGGATTTGTATTTAAGCGTCGATTTAGATGTTACAAGATGACTCGGTCAATTACTTCATTTTCGGAAATTGATGTTGTTCAAGGATCTATTTCAGATGTCAATTTCGATTTCAATGATTTTGAACCGTCTTTTATAGATAGTTCTAATCATATTCAGAAAGGCGATGAGAAGATTTATGTAGCAAAAAAAGAAAATTCTGTTGTAGGATATGTGATTTTTCAACCACATTTAGGTAGGATATCCCAACTTGCTGTAGATAGAATTCATAGGCACAAAGGTGTTGGTGATGCACTCTTAGCAACAGCGAAAGCCAGTTCAGAAAAACCACTTACTATCATGAACATTCCAGATGATGAAATTGCATTTGATTCCTTTTTAAAAAAATATGGTTTTCAAAATCAAGTGAATCAATATGAGATGGAATTGATAATTTAG
- a CDS encoding bifunctional UDP-N-acetylmuramoyl-tripeptide:D-alanyl-D-alanine ligase/alanine racemase: MLFSELQKISTGQLQLHKDIEVSKYSTDSRTLSGYQGEVFIAIKGKRNGHDYIKSALKKGVKNFIVQDEILNENANVLLVEDSLATFQNIARDHREKFQLPVIGITGSNGKTTVKEWISTLLSEKFFVIKSPKSYNSQIGVPLSLLEIRKNHELGVFEAGISQTGEMKKLQEMIKPTIGVFTNLGQAHDDGFASKSQKLAEKLVLFKSVDKVICRSDQPYSKEIREILVEKVIFWGLDEGNQYDVSWVDGLIEIGEYQFQCDFTSETQLENLTHAIVTCLEIGLDPKQIQRGINLIEGVPMRLELKSGINGCYILDDSYNNDEIGLKVALDYLESHKQKTKRTLILSDILHTGRSDEELYTLIAELLRSKHISRLIGVGPRIRSMRDVFPQNSHFFESTENFLQNFPDFQDEMIVVKGARDFALERVVQRLEEKNHGTVLEVNFESLRHNLNQYRDLIRTETKLMVMVKANAYGSGILEVANFLQHQRADMLGVAYVDEAIQLRKNGISIPIMIMNPHITSFEQFERYDLQAEIFSLRHFDRMLKDTQNPPKIHLKIDTGMHRLGFTQTEIPPLIQRLKNNPKVQVEGIFTHFSSSDSSQEDDFTIEQARVFKLTYDQIVDAIGYNPVKHACNSPAMVRWPEYHFDMVRLGIGLHGFDPTGLMDLRSTSRLITNVSQIQHLKEGDTVGYLRKGKVKKNSKVAVIPIGYEDGYSRVFGSGIGQVLIGNKLCPTIGSICMDMTMIDVTGVDVREGDEVVIFGEKPSIKELAEWSGTIPYEILTNVSNRVKRIFISE; this comes from the coding sequence ATGCTTTTTTCTGAACTTCAAAAAATTTCAACAGGCCAGCTCCAATTGCATAAGGATATCGAAGTGAGTAAATACTCTACTGACTCGAGAACACTTTCAGGCTATCAAGGAGAGGTATTTATTGCCATAAAAGGGAAGAGAAATGGACATGATTATATCAAAAGCGCTTTAAAGAAAGGGGTTAAAAATTTTATCGTTCAAGATGAAATTTTGAATGAAAATGCCAATGTGCTATTAGTTGAAGACTCACTGGCAACTTTTCAAAATATAGCCAGAGATCACAGGGAGAAATTTCAGCTGCCAGTTATTGGAATTACAGGTAGTAATGGCAAGACGACAGTCAAGGAGTGGATATCTACACTTCTTTCTGAGAAATTTTTTGTGATCAAAAGCCCTAAAAGCTATAATTCTCAAATAGGAGTTCCGCTATCACTATTGGAGATAAGAAAGAACCATGAATTAGGGGTTTTTGAGGCCGGTATTTCCCAAACTGGCGAGATGAAAAAACTCCAGGAAATGATAAAGCCAACTATTGGAGTTTTTACAAATCTGGGTCAGGCTCATGATGATGGGTTTGCGTCTAAAAGTCAGAAGTTAGCAGAAAAATTAGTACTCTTTAAGTCTGTAGATAAAGTGATTTGCAGATCTGATCAACCTTATTCGAAGGAGATAAGAGAGATACTTGTTGAAAAGGTAATTTTTTGGGGTCTAGATGAAGGCAATCAATATGATGTTTCGTGGGTCGATGGGCTCATAGAGATAGGTGAATATCAGTTTCAATGCGACTTTACAAGTGAAACGCAACTTGAAAATTTGACGCATGCCATAGTCACCTGTTTGGAAATAGGATTAGATCCTAAACAAATTCAGAGAGGAATAAATCTGATAGAGGGAGTCCCGATGAGGCTGGAGTTGAAAAGTGGGATAAATGGATGTTACATACTGGATGATTCGTATAACAATGATGAAATCGGATTGAAAGTAGCCTTGGATTACTTGGAATCTCACAAGCAAAAGACAAAAAGAACATTGATTCTTTCTGATATTCTTCATACTGGGCGATCTGATGAAGAACTCTATACACTGATAGCTGAGCTTCTTAGGTCTAAACATATTTCTAGACTGATAGGTGTGGGCCCACGAATACGAAGTATGAGAGATGTGTTTCCTCAAAACAGTCATTTTTTTGAGAGTACTGAAAATTTCTTACAAAACTTTCCAGATTTTCAAGATGAGATGATTGTCGTAAAGGGTGCTCGTGATTTTGCATTGGAGAGAGTAGTCCAAAGGTTAGAAGAAAAAAACCATGGCACTGTTCTGGAGGTCAATTTTGAATCATTGAGGCATAACTTGAATCAGTACAGAGATTTGATCAGGACAGAAACAAAGCTCATGGTCATGGTAAAAGCGAATGCTTATGGGAGTGGAATTCTGGAGGTAGCCAATTTTCTGCAGCATCAAAGAGCCGACATGTTAGGGGTAGCCTATGTGGATGAAGCTATTCAACTACGGAAAAATGGAATTTCCATTCCTATCATGATAATGAATCCTCATATAACCAGTTTCGAGCAGTTCGAAAGATATGATTTGCAGGCGGAGATATTTAGCCTTCGTCATTTTGATCGCATGTTGAAGGATACTCAAAACCCTCCTAAGATTCACTTAAAGATAGATACTGGGATGCACAGACTGGGTTTTACGCAAACAGAAATCCCTCCGTTAATTCAAAGGCTTAAGAATAACCCTAAAGTACAAGTTGAGGGGATATTTACTCATTTTTCTAGCTCTGATTCAAGCCAGGAGGATGACTTTACTATTGAGCAAGCCCGTGTTTTTAAATTAACATATGACCAAATAGTAGATGCTATTGGCTATAACCCTGTAAAGCATGCCTGCAATTCTCCAGCAATGGTTAGATGGCCTGAATATCATTTTGATATGGTTCGGCTTGGTATTGGCCTCCACGGGTTTGATCCTACAGGCTTGATGGATTTAAGAAGCACAAGTAGGTTAATCACTAATGTGTCTCAAATACAACATTTGAAAGAAGGAGATACAGTGGGGTATTTAAGGAAGGGAAAAGTTAAGAAAAATAGTAAGGTAGCTGTTATACCGATTGGCTATGAGGACGGCTATTCTCGAGTCTTTGGGAGTGGTATAGGACAAGTGCTAATAGGAAATAAGTTATGTCCCACTATAGGAAGCATTTGCATGGATATGACGATGATAGATGTGACTGGAGTTGACGTCAGAGAAGGGGATGAAGTGGTTATTTTTGGAGAGAAACCAAGTATTAAAGAATTAGCGGAATGGTCAGGAACAATTCCTTATGAGATATTAACGAATGTTAGCAATCGCGTAAAAAGGATATTCATCTCGGAGTAG